A genomic segment from Curtobacterium sp. MCSS17_007 encodes:
- a CDS encoding SufE family protein, with protein MTDAALPFSLAEIRDDFLELSQQDRLQLLLEFSDELPALPERLQGHEDELERVEECQSPVFISVTVGAEGDAPDVVRMHATAPREAPTTRGFASILAQGLSGLTATEVLAVPVDYPLTLGLTEAVSPLRIRGMVGMLGRVQRQVRAAVAA; from the coding sequence ATGACGGACGCAGCACTCCCCTTCTCCCTCGCCGAGATCCGCGACGACTTCCTCGAGCTCTCGCAGCAGGACCGGCTCCAGCTGCTCCTCGAGTTCTCCGACGAGCTCCCCGCGCTGCCCGAGCGGCTGCAGGGGCACGAGGACGAGCTCGAGCGGGTCGAGGAGTGCCAGTCCCCCGTGTTCATCAGCGTCACGGTGGGTGCCGAGGGTGATGCGCCGGACGTGGTGCGGATGCACGCGACGGCGCCCCGTGAGGCACCGACCACCCGCGGCTTCGCGTCGATCCTGGCGCAGGGGCTGTCCGGGCTGACCGCGACCGAGGTGCTGGCGGTGCCGGTCGACTACCCCCTGACGCTCGGACTCACCGAGGCGGTCAGTCCGCTGCGGATCCGGGGCATGGTCGGCATGCTCGGCCGGGTGCAGCGGCAGGTGCGGGCGGC
- a CDS encoding sulfurtransferase, with protein MTAPVDPSEKFAAYAHPERLVSTEWLQEQLDAGAGSPDLVVVESDEDVLLYETGHVPGAVKIDWHTDLNDPVQRDYIDGEAFARLVGGKGIGRDTTVVIYGDKNNWWAAYALWVFTLFGHEDVRLLDGGRAKWIAEDRALTTDRTEVAPVEYPVVERRDEQVRAFKEDVLEHLGKPLIDVRSAPEYSGERTTAPDYPEEGALRAGHVPTAVNIPWATAAAADGTFKTRDELDAVYRESAGIGDADEVIAYCRIGERSSHTWFVLQHLLGYDNVRNYDGSWTEWGSAVRVPIATGSEPGTVPSR; from the coding sequence ATGACCGCACCGGTCGACCCGTCCGAGAAGTTCGCCGCCTACGCCCACCCCGAGCGCCTGGTGTCGACCGAGTGGCTCCAGGAGCAGCTCGACGCCGGTGCCGGCTCCCCCGACCTCGTGGTCGTCGAGTCCGACGAGGACGTCCTGCTCTACGAGACCGGACACGTCCCCGGCGCCGTGAAGATCGACTGGCACACCGACCTCAACGATCCCGTCCAGCGTGACTACATCGACGGCGAGGCCTTCGCCCGGCTCGTCGGCGGCAAGGGCATCGGCCGCGACACCACCGTCGTCATCTACGGCGACAAGAACAACTGGTGGGCCGCCTACGCCCTCTGGGTCTTCACGCTGTTCGGCCACGAGGACGTCCGCCTGCTCGACGGTGGCCGGGCGAAGTGGATCGCCGAGGACCGCGCGCTCACCACCGACCGCACCGAGGTCGCCCCGGTCGAGTACCCCGTGGTGGAGCGCCGCGACGAGCAGGTGCGCGCGTTCAAGGAGGACGTGCTCGAGCACCTCGGCAAGCCGCTCATCGACGTGCGCAGCGCACCGGAGTACTCCGGCGAGCGCACCACCGCGCCGGACTACCCGGAGGAGGGCGCCCTGCGCGCCGGCCACGTCCCCACCGCCGTGAACATCCCCTGGGCCACCGCTGCTGCCGCCGACGGCACGTTCAAGACCCGCGACGAGCTCGACGCCGTGTACCGCGAGAGCGCCGGCATCGGTGACGCCGACGAGGTCATCGCGTACTGCCGCATCGGCGAGCGCTCGAGCCACACGTGGTTCGTGCTGCAGCACCTGCTCGGCTACGACAACGTGCGCAACTACGACGGTTCGTGGACCGAGTGGGGCAGCGCTGTGCGCGTCCCGATCGCCACGGGCTCCGAGCCGGGTACCGTTCCTTCCCGATGA
- the zapE gene encoding cell division protein ZapE, translated as MAAALVPPPQFADASFASYRPDPEYPSQAAVRDAIEAFVATRPEQAKRGLFGRRREPVQPARSGVYLDGGFGVGKTHLLAAAYHAEPSRKTFGTFIEYTALVGALGFQGTVDLLRGTSLVCIDEFELDDPGDTMVMTRLIKELSESGTRFAATSNTPPGALGEGRFAAQDFLREIQAMSDRFETMRIDGLDYRRRAVDEPARTVDDVAGALPEGATTLDDFRAVVAHLASVHPSKYVALVDGLDAVGLTGVQAFTDQTDALRWVALVDRLYDAQVRIVASGTPLDQVYPQAMLDGGYRKKYLRAASRVVALSRAAD; from the coding sequence ATGGCCGCTGCGCTCGTGCCGCCGCCGCAGTTCGCCGACGCCTCGTTCGCCAGCTACCGCCCGGACCCGGAGTACCCGTCGCAGGCAGCGGTCCGCGACGCGATCGAGGCGTTCGTCGCGACACGGCCTGAGCAGGCGAAGCGCGGGTTGTTCGGGCGTCGCCGCGAACCGGTCCAGCCGGCGCGCTCGGGTGTGTACCTGGACGGCGGGTTCGGCGTGGGCAAGACGCACCTGCTCGCCGCGGCCTACCACGCCGAGCCGTCGCGCAAGACGTTCGGCACGTTCATCGAGTACACCGCGCTCGTCGGCGCGCTCGGGTTCCAGGGCACCGTCGACCTGCTCCGCGGCACATCGCTGGTCTGCATCGACGAGTTCGAGCTGGACGACCCGGGCGACACCATGGTGATGACGCGGCTCATCAAGGAGCTCTCCGAGTCGGGCACCCGCTTCGCAGCGACGTCGAACACCCCGCCCGGCGCACTGGGCGAGGGTCGGTTCGCCGCGCAGGACTTCCTGCGGGAGATCCAGGCGATGTCCGACCGGTTCGAGACGATGCGGATCGACGGGCTCGACTACCGCCGCCGCGCGGTCGACGAGCCCGCCCGTACGGTCGACGACGTCGCCGGAGCCCTGCCGGAGGGGGCGACGACACTCGACGACTTCCGCGCGGTCGTCGCGCACCTGGCGAGCGTGCACCCGTCGAAGTACGTCGCCCTCGTCGACGGGCTCGATGCTGTCGGGCTCACCGGCGTGCAGGCCTTCACCGACCAGACCGACGCACTGCGGTGGGTGGCGCTCGTGGACCGGCTCTACGACGCCCAGGTCCGCATCGTCGCGTCCGGCACACCCCTCGACCAGGTCTACCCGCAGGCGATGCTCGACGGCGGCTACCGCAAGAAGTACCTGCGGGCCGCATCGCGCGTGGTCGCGCTGTCCCGCGCGGCCGACTGA
- a CDS encoding ammonium transporter produces MLDQGNTAFVLIMAALVLFMTPGLAFFYGGLVKAKSVISMMMMSFGAIALVGVLWVLYGYAIAFANHGAGTNVAGIVGFFSIDWNQIGLGQAFEEAKASTINAAYPSMAFVGFQATFAIITVALISGAIADRAKFGAWMIFAGVWVTVVYFPVASWVFNLTSGMFATWGVIDFAGGTAVHINAGAAGLALALVLGKRVGFAKGAHKPHNPPFVLLGAAILWFGWFGFNAGSEGAADGIAALAWVNTLAAPAAAILGWLLIEKLKDGKATSVGAASGAVAGLVAITPACAALTPGWGILLGFLAGVVCCFAIDWKYRLGFDDSLDVVGVHLVGGIFGTLYLGFFADDTGLIYSGSFEQLGKQALAALVVLVYSFVLAFVIGFAIEKTIGFRVKTEDEVAGIDTAVHGEEGYVLYEERDETPVSVR; encoded by the coding sequence ATGCTTGATCAGGGCAACACGGCATTCGTGTTGATCATGGCGGCGCTGGTGTTGTTCATGACACCCGGCCTGGCCTTCTTCTACGGCGGTCTGGTGAAGGCCAAGTCCGTCATCAGCATGATGATGATGTCGTTCGGAGCGATCGCCCTCGTCGGCGTCCTCTGGGTGCTCTACGGCTACGCGATCGCGTTCGCCAACCACGGCGCGGGCACGAACGTCGCGGGGATCGTCGGGTTCTTCAGCATCGACTGGAACCAGATCGGCCTCGGCCAGGCGTTCGAGGAGGCCAAGGCCTCGACGATCAACGCCGCGTACCCCTCGATGGCGTTCGTCGGCTTCCAGGCCACCTTCGCGATCATCACCGTCGCCCTGATCTCCGGAGCGATCGCCGACCGCGCGAAGTTCGGCGCGTGGATGATCTTCGCCGGCGTCTGGGTCACGGTCGTGTACTTCCCGGTCGCCTCGTGGGTCTTCAACCTCACCTCGGGCATGTTCGCGACGTGGGGCGTCATCGACTTCGCCGGTGGCACCGCGGTGCACATCAACGCCGGTGCCGCGGGTCTCGCCCTGGCGCTCGTCCTCGGCAAGCGCGTCGGCTTCGCCAAGGGTGCGCACAAGCCGCACAACCCGCCCTTCGTGCTCCTCGGCGCAGCGATCCTGTGGTTCGGCTGGTTCGGCTTCAACGCCGGTTCCGAGGGAGCCGCCGACGGCATCGCCGCGCTCGCCTGGGTCAACACGCTCGCCGCCCCGGCCGCCGCGATCCTCGGATGGCTGCTCATCGAGAAGCTCAAGGACGGCAAGGCCACGTCGGTCGGTGCCGCCTCGGGTGCCGTCGCCGGTCTCGTCGCGATCACCCCGGCCTGTGCCGCGCTGACCCCGGGCTGGGGCATCCTGCTCGGCTTCCTCGCCGGTGTGGTCTGCTGCTTCGCGATCGACTGGAAGTACCGTCTCGGCTTCGACGACTCGCTCGACGTCGTGGGTGTCCACCTGGTCGGCGGCATCTTCGGCACGCTCTACCTCGGCTTCTTCGCCGACGACACCGGCCTCATCTACTCCGGCTCCTTCGAGCAGCTCGGCAAGCAGGCCCTCGCCGCCCTCGTCGTCCTCGTCTACTCGTTCGTCCTCGCCTTCGTGATCGGCTTCGCCATCGAGAAGACCATCGGCTTCCGCGTCAAGACCGAGGACGAGGTCGCCGGCATCGACACCGCGGTCCACGGTGAAGAGGGCTACGTCCTCTACGAGGAGCGCGACGAGACCCCGGTCTCGGTCCGCTAG
- a CDS encoding DUF6177 family protein produces the protein MDDLTLAHPLVDAVGAGFVVHETDAAVVECSSERTGLLLEARRAGLVVVLLTPGTSRLTAAMSTMLRRTASSWVVHDGDRYRAAGSDVVADDVATAMLAPQTITRSATIGPGAVPWAEALVSVHHPASDAATVGRTAELLLAGLADGGPTAWGTVEPATLAWSVAEVTAFARRRAPRPTRLVAVAPTAGGVASLQLRIERSATGVTEETRLVLPRPVPSDALPTDDDVPAVLADLARRQRVLLGTAWRTSGHPDATVSAHQLPLPVPLGAVVGAAAVRDLGIDPRTLPAGVRVVGPARVPSLMLDFTPEGVRSGAVLSRGADAEARWRRLAQLGDALGPRAVEMLGFGDRR, from the coding sequence GTGGACGACCTCACCCTCGCGCACCCGCTCGTCGACGCGGTCGGAGCCGGTTTCGTCGTGCACGAGACGGACGCCGCGGTGGTCGAGTGCTCGAGCGAGCGGACCGGTCTCCTCCTCGAGGCCCGTCGTGCCGGACTCGTGGTCGTGCTCCTGACGCCCGGGACCTCCCGGCTCACCGCCGCGATGTCGACGATGCTCCGCCGCACTGCGTCGAGCTGGGTCGTCCACGACGGTGACCGGTACCGCGCAGCCGGGTCGGACGTCGTCGCCGACGACGTTGCCACCGCGATGCTCGCGCCGCAGACCATCACGCGCTCCGCGACGATCGGGCCGGGTGCAGTGCCCTGGGCCGAAGCGCTGGTCTCGGTGCACCACCCGGCGTCGGACGCCGCGACCGTCGGGCGGACCGCCGAGCTGCTGCTCGCCGGCCTCGCCGACGGCGGCCCGACGGCCTGGGGCACGGTGGAGCCGGCGACGCTCGCCTGGAGCGTCGCCGAGGTCACCGCGTTCGCTCGACGTCGCGCACCCCGTCCGACCCGTCTGGTCGCCGTGGCGCCCACGGCCGGTGGGGTTGCCTCCCTCCAGCTCCGCATCGAACGGTCCGCCACCGGCGTGACGGAGGAGACGCGGCTCGTGCTGCCGCGACCCGTCCCGTCGGACGCGCTGCCGACGGACGACGACGTCCCCGCGGTGCTCGCGGACCTCGCCCGGCGGCAACGGGTCCTGCTCGGGACCGCCTGGCGGACGAGCGGGCACCCGGACGCCACCGTGTCCGCCCACCAACTCCCGCTGCCGGTGCCGCTCGGCGCCGTCGTCGGGGCCGCAGCCGTCCGGGACCTCGGCATCGACCCGCGGACACTGCCCGCCGGGGTCCGGGTGGTGGGTCCGGCCCGGGTGCCCTCGCTGATGCTCGACTTCACCCCGGAGGGCGTACGGTCCGGGGCGGTGCTGTCCCGCGGCGCCGACGCGGAGGCCCGGTGGCGCAGGCTGGCCCAGCTCGGTGACGCGCTCGGGCCGCGTGCCGTCGAGATGCTCGGCTTCGGGGACCGACGATGA
- a CDS encoding DUF6507 family protein, giving the protein MGNGWQIDPAGVQSTLAGTETAATNLSTAFDGLADAHAALTTAVGDDQAVAGAVAALIESQTALLQRVGNHITAGLAGAANATMAYYQGDEEMAATAQADAIRASSTGDFSGVDLGDGA; this is encoded by the coding sequence ATGGGGAACGGCTGGCAGATCGACCCGGCGGGCGTGCAGTCGACGCTCGCGGGCACCGAGACGGCAGCGACGAACCTGTCGACGGCGTTCGACGGGCTCGCCGACGCCCACGCGGCGCTGACGACCGCGGTCGGTGACGACCAGGCGGTCGCGGGCGCGGTGGCCGCACTGATCGAGAGCCAGACGGCGCTGCTGCAGCGCGTCGGCAACCACATCACCGCCGGTCTGGCCGGCGCTGCCAACGCGACCATGGCCTACTACCAGGGTGACGAGGAGATGGCGGCGACGGCGCAGGCCGACGCGATCCGTGCCTCCAGTACGGGCGACTTCTCCGGAGTCGACCTCGGGGACGGCGCATGA
- a CDS encoding contact-dependent growth inhibition system immunity protein, which translates to MDFRILTSANVERGAPALWNLLNAVFHADWRDDFDSARKALEADLSQYGSPDKQLVHEEAAELLANDLTDSQVEHFLELSGADLWIESELHMSGRAFARLIFDLTEDAA; encoded by the coding sequence ATGGATTTCCGGATATTGACGAGTGCGAATGTGGAGCGCGGAGCACCTGCACTGTGGAACCTCCTGAACGCCGTTTTCCACGCTGACTGGCGCGACGACTTCGACAGTGCTCGCAAGGCTCTGGAAGCGGACCTGTCGCAGTACGGGAGTCCAGACAAGCAGTTGGTGCACGAGGAAGCCGCAGAACTGCTCGCGAACGATCTGACTGACTCGCAGGTCGAGCACTTCCTCGAGTTGTCGGGAGCGGACCTCTGGATCGAGTCAGAGCTGCACATGAGTGGACGCGCGTTCGCGCGCCTGATCTTCGACCTGACGGAAGATGCCGCTTGA
- a CDS encoding aldo/keto reductase produces MDYTHLGRTGLSVSRAVLGTMNFGPETSEDDSHKIMDRAHELGVNFFDTANGYGGSVGKGATEEIIGRWFAKGGGRREKTVLATKVYGEMTEWPNGGKLSALNIRQSLDASLRRLQTDHVDLYQFHHVDRATPWDEIWQAIDVAVQQGKVLYVGSSNFAGWHIAQAQEAAARRGSLGLVSEQSIYNLVVRDVEREVLPAAREYGLGVIPWSPLQGGLLGGVIEKTENGSRRLSGRSAEYVEGHRDQLTAYESFAKELGHTPGELALAWLLHQPGVTAPITGPRTMEQWESAVRAVDIRLDEAALARLDEIFPGHETSPEDYAW; encoded by the coding sequence ATGGACTACACACACCTCGGACGGACAGGGCTGTCGGTGTCACGGGCGGTGCTCGGCACGATGAACTTCGGCCCGGAGACCAGCGAGGACGACTCGCACAAGATCATGGACCGGGCGCACGAGCTCGGCGTGAACTTCTTCGACACCGCCAACGGCTACGGCGGCTCGGTGGGCAAGGGCGCCACCGAGGAGATCATCGGCCGCTGGTTCGCGAAGGGCGGTGGCCGGCGCGAGAAGACCGTCCTCGCGACGAAGGTCTACGGCGAGATGACCGAATGGCCGAACGGCGGCAAGCTCAGCGCGCTGAACATCCGGCAGTCGCTCGACGCCAGCCTCCGCCGGCTGCAGACCGACCACGTCGACCTGTACCAGTTCCACCACGTCGACCGGGCGACCCCCTGGGACGAGATCTGGCAGGCGATCGACGTCGCCGTCCAGCAGGGCAAGGTGCTCTACGTCGGGTCCTCGAACTTCGCCGGGTGGCACATCGCTCAGGCGCAGGAAGCGGCTGCCCGTCGGGGTTCCCTCGGCCTGGTCAGCGAGCAGTCGATCTACAACCTCGTCGTCCGCGACGTCGAGCGCGAGGTCCTGCCCGCCGCCCGCGAGTACGGCCTCGGCGTCATCCCGTGGTCGCCGCTGCAGGGCGGCCTGCTCGGTGGCGTCATCGAGAAGACCGAGAACGGGTCCCGCCGTCTCTCCGGCCGCAGCGCCGAGTACGTCGAGGGCCACCGCGACCAGCTCACCGCGTACGAGTCCTTCGCGAAGGAGCTCGGCCACACCCCGGGCGAGCTCGCCCTGGCATGGCTGCTGCACCAGCCCGGCGTGACCGCCCCGATCACCGGCCCGCGCACCATGGAGCAGTGGGAGTCCGCGGTCCGCGCCGTCGACATACGTCTCGACGAGGCCGCGCTGGCGCGCCTCGACGAGATCTTCCCGGGGCACGAGACCTCGCCGGAGGACTACGCCTGGTGA